The Nitriliruptor alkaliphilus DSM 45188 genome includes a region encoding these proteins:
- the ilvN gene encoding acetolactate synthase small subunit, translating to MSHHTQHTLSVLVENKPGVLTRVAGMFARRNYNIHSLAVGPTDDPRVSRLTLVVGTEAVQLEQIIKQLNKLVHVLKIVELEEGDTVERELQLVKVACDAATRGQIIELAQVFRANIVDVDHDSLTIEAAGDPDKLGALVDLLEPFGIREMVRSGRIALARGTRSITDGSKVRMQRVV from the coding sequence ATGAGCCACCACACCCAGCACACCCTGTCGGTGCTCGTCGAGAACAAGCCCGGCGTCCTCACCCGCGTCGCGGGGATGTTCGCCCGGCGCAACTACAACATCCACTCGCTGGCGGTCGGCCCCACCGACGACCCCCGGGTCTCGCGCCTGACCCTGGTGGTCGGCACCGAGGCGGTCCAGCTCGAGCAGATCATCAAGCAGCTCAACAAGCTGGTCCACGTGCTCAAGATCGTCGAGCTCGAGGAGGGCGACACCGTCGAGCGCGAGCTGCAGCTGGTCAAGGTCGCCTGCGACGCGGCCACGCGGGGCCAGATCATCGAGCTCGCCCAGGTGTTCCGCGCCAACATCGTCGACGTCGACCACGACTCGCTCACGATCGAGGCGGCCGGCGACCCGGACAAGCTCGGCGCACTCGTGGACCTGCTCGAGCCGTTCGGCATCCGCGAGATGGTCCGCAGTGGACGCATCGCGCTCGCCCGTGGGACGCGCAGCATCACCGACGGCTCGAAGGTCCGCATGCAACGCGTCGTGTGA
- the dxs gene encoding 1-deoxy-D-xylulose-5-phosphate synthase, with the protein MVLERIESPADLKALDPTELPVLADELRAAIIASVARVGGHLGSNLGVVELSIALHRVFTSPQDLLLWDTGHQAYVHKMLTGRRAMFDTLRQAGGLSGYPSRAESEHDVIENSHASTALSWAFGIARGEAAKDPSDRRQVVSVVGDGALTGGMAYEALNNLGHHRLPVLIVLNDNGRSYAETVGRLSERMSDLRTDPRYRTWRARIDRVLARLPLAERAADASLEALKQFVSDAPALQSFVEALGVRYLGPVDGHDHERLEHALTHAKRLEGPVLVHVLTEKGKGYTPAETDLEKHLHDTSAFDVATGRSASSKPRSWTQAFSDTVTDIGCRRRDVVAVTAAMPGSTGLLPLAARRPDQVLDVGIAEQHAVTAAAGMAHAGLTPLIAVYSTFFARGFDQANLDVGLHDEHVIFSFDRAGITGDDGASHHGVLDLALMLRIPTATVLAPSCEEDLTALLEVAVDLDGPVSVRFPKGDAVAAASLGLDGPGDGLAARRIREGADACVLAVGDRLGPALEAADLLGEHGLDVAVWDVRCVRPADGAMLAAAAAAPLVVTVENGYVAGGAGSHLADRIVELAGVGQAPPVLRLGVPDTYLQHAKPAQILAELGLDAAGIAAGIRKVLTDA; encoded by the coding sequence GTGGTGCTCGAGAGGATCGAGTCGCCCGCCGACCTCAAGGCGCTCGACCCGACCGAGCTGCCCGTGCTGGCCGACGAGCTGCGCGCCGCGATCATCGCGTCCGTGGCACGTGTCGGCGGTCACCTCGGCTCGAACCTCGGGGTCGTCGAGCTGAGCATCGCGCTCCACCGGGTGTTCACCTCGCCGCAGGACCTGCTGCTGTGGGACACCGGGCACCAGGCCTACGTGCACAAGATGCTGACCGGCCGCCGGGCGATGTTCGACACCCTCCGCCAGGCCGGAGGCCTGTCGGGCTACCCGTCGCGGGCCGAGTCCGAGCACGACGTGATCGAGAACTCGCACGCGTCGACGGCGCTGTCGTGGGCGTTCGGGATCGCGCGGGGCGAGGCGGCCAAGGACCCGTCCGACCGGCGCCAGGTCGTCTCGGTGGTGGGCGACGGCGCCCTGACCGGCGGGATGGCCTACGAGGCGCTCAACAACCTCGGTCACCACCGCCTGCCCGTGCTGATCGTCCTCAACGACAACGGGCGGTCGTACGCGGAGACGGTCGGGCGCCTGTCGGAGCGGATGTCGGACCTGCGCACCGATCCGCGGTACCGGACCTGGCGCGCCCGCATCGATCGCGTGCTCGCCCGCCTGCCACTCGCCGAGCGGGCCGCCGACGCCTCCCTCGAGGCGCTCAAGCAGTTCGTGTCCGACGCGCCTGCCCTGCAGTCCTTCGTCGAGGCGCTCGGGGTCCGCTACCTCGGGCCGGTCGACGGGCACGACCACGAGCGGCTCGAGCACGCCCTCACCCACGCCAAGCGCCTCGAAGGGCCGGTCCTCGTCCACGTCCTGACCGAGAAGGGCAAGGGCTACACCCCGGCCGAGACCGACCTCGAGAAGCACCTGCACGACACCTCGGCGTTCGACGTGGCCACCGGCCGGTCCGCGTCGTCCAAGCCACGGTCGTGGACCCAGGCGTTCTCCGACACGGTCACCGACATCGGGTGTCGGCGCCGGGACGTGGTCGCGGTCACCGCGGCCATGCCGGGCTCGACCGGGTTGCTGCCGCTCGCCGCGCGGCGCCCGGACCAGGTCCTCGACGTCGGGATCGCCGAGCAGCACGCGGTCACCGCCGCGGCGGGGATGGCCCACGCCGGTCTGACGCCCCTCATCGCCGTGTACTCGACGTTCTTCGCCCGCGGGTTCGACCAGGCCAACCTCGACGTCGGGCTGCACGACGAACACGTGATCTTCTCCTTCGACCGCGCCGGGATCACCGGGGACGACGGGGCGTCGCACCACGGGGTGCTCGACCTCGCGCTGATGCTGCGGATCCCCACGGCCACCGTGCTCGCGCCCTCCTGCGAGGAGGACCTGACCGCCCTCCTCGAGGTGGCGGTCGACCTCGACGGTCCCGTGTCGGTGCGCTTCCCGAAGGGGGACGCGGTCGCCGCCGCCTCGCTCGGGCTGGACGGACCCGGCGACGGGCTGGCTGCGCGTCGGATCCGTGAGGGCGCCGACGCGTGCGTCCTGGCGGTCGGGGACCGGCTCGGTCCGGCGCTCGAAGCAGCCGACCTGCTCGGTGAACACGGTCTGGACGTCGCCGTCTGGGACGTGCGGTGCGTCCGACCCGCGGACGGGGCGATGCTGGCGGCGGCCGCCGCGGCGCCGCTGGTGGTCACCGTGGAGAACGGGTACGTGGCCGGTGGCGCCGGCAGCCACCTCGCCGACCGCATCGTGGAGCTCGCCGGGGTGGGGCAGGCCCCGCCGGTGTTGCGGCTCGGGGTCCCCGACACCTACCTCCAGCACGCCAAGCCGGCCCAGATCCTCGCCGAGCTCGGCCTCGACGCCGCCGGCATCGCCGCCGGCATCCGCAAGGTCCTCACCGACGCCTGA
- the ilvB gene encoding biosynthetic-type acetolactate synthase large subunit — protein sequence MSLAPEPAADPRPHERAGEVVTGAQAVMRSLEALGVDVVFGYPGGAILPAYDPLIEADFTHVLVRHEQGAIHMAEGYAHATGRVGVCIVTSGPAATNLVTGLADAHMDSVPILAITGQVATTAIGSDAFQEADVTGITMPITKHNEIVYSAERIAGAIAEAFYIARSGRPGPVLVDLPKDVLNAKVAWQWPEHLDLPGYRPTVRGHGKMIREALDLIAGAERPVIYAGGGLVRAGADEELRAFAETLGLPVVTTLMARGILPDTHELTVGMPGMHGHYAAVKAFQETDLLITLGARFDDRVTGHLASFAPHAKVIHVDVDPAEIGKNREVDVPIVGDVKVVLGQLLKVIEDKRTKGTLAELIPDVTAWRGHLDQMKADHPLRVEQPETGVLKPQTAIRAIHETWGDDAVYVAGVGQHQMWAAQHIPYTRGRQWINSGGLGTMGFAVPAAIGAKVGVGRDVPVVAIDGDGCFQMTFQELAAAVQHDIPVVFCVINNGYLGMVRQWQHLFYEDRLSQVALPQDLPDLMKLADAYQMPGFRISSVDELDATLAKAKQITDQPILVEFRVDPDEMVFPMVPSGASNDEILESAEEWHTRAAAAAEVDDTAPQDLGVGPEII from the coding sequence ATGTCGCTCGCACCCGAGCCCGCGGCCGACCCGCGCCCGCACGAACGCGCCGGTGAGGTCGTCACCGGCGCCCAGGCGGTCATGCGCAGCCTCGAGGCGCTTGGCGTCGACGTCGTCTTCGGCTACCCGGGCGGGGCCATCCTGCCGGCCTACGACCCGCTGATCGAGGCCGACTTCACCCACGTGCTGGTCCGCCACGAGCAGGGTGCCATCCACATGGCCGAGGGCTACGCACACGCCACGGGCCGCGTCGGCGTGTGCATCGTGACGTCGGGCCCCGCGGCCACCAACCTGGTCACCGGCCTGGCCGACGCGCACATGGACTCGGTCCCGATCCTGGCGATCACCGGGCAGGTCGCTACGACCGCCATCGGCTCGGACGCCTTCCAGGAGGCGGACGTGACCGGCATCACCATGCCGATCACCAAGCACAACGAGATCGTGTACTCGGCCGAGCGCATCGCCGGCGCCATCGCCGAGGCGTTCTACATCGCCCGTTCCGGCCGGCCGGGGCCGGTGCTCGTCGACCTGCCCAAGGACGTCCTGAACGCCAAGGTCGCCTGGCAGTGGCCCGAACACCTCGATCTGCCCGGCTACCGCCCGACGGTCCGCGGCCACGGCAAGATGATCCGCGAGGCGCTGGACCTGATCGCCGGTGCGGAGCGGCCCGTGATCTACGCCGGCGGTGGCCTCGTGCGGGCCGGCGCCGACGAGGAGCTGCGCGCCTTCGCCGAGACGCTCGGCCTGCCGGTCGTGACGACCCTGATGGCGCGCGGGATCCTGCCCGACACCCACGAGCTCACCGTGGGGATGCCTGGCATGCACGGCCACTACGCGGCGGTGAAGGCGTTCCAGGAGACCGACCTGCTGATCACCCTCGGGGCACGGTTCGACGATCGGGTGACCGGACACCTCGCCTCGTTCGCGCCGCACGCCAAGGTGATCCACGTCGATGTCGACCCGGCCGAGATCGGCAAGAACCGTGAGGTCGACGTCCCGATCGTCGGTGACGTGAAGGTGGTGCTCGGCCAGCTGCTGAAGGTGATCGAGGACAAGCGCACCAAGGGCACCCTCGCCGAGCTGATCCCGGACGTCACCGCGTGGCGGGGCCACCTCGACCAGATGAAGGCCGACCACCCGCTGCGGGTCGAGCAGCCCGAGACGGGCGTGCTCAAGCCGCAGACCGCCATCCGCGCCATCCACGAGACCTGGGGGGACGACGCGGTGTACGTGGCTGGCGTCGGCCAACACCAGATGTGGGCCGCGCAGCACATCCCCTACACCCGCGGCCGGCAGTGGATCAACTCCGGTGGGCTCGGGACGATGGGCTTCGCCGTGCCGGCCGCGATCGGCGCCAAGGTCGGCGTCGGCCGCGACGTGCCGGTGGTCGCCATCGACGGCGACGGCTGCTTCCAGATGACCTTCCAGGAGCTCGCCGCCGCGGTGCAGCACGACATCCCCGTCGTCTTCTGCGTCATCAACAACGGCTACCTCGGCATGGTGCGCCAGTGGCAGCACCTGTTCTACGAGGACCGTCTGTCGCAGGTGGCCCTGCCGCAGGACCTGCCCGACCTGATGAAGCTGGCCGACGCCTACCAGATGCCGGGCTTCCGCATCTCGTCGGTCGACGAGCTCGACGCGACGCTGGCGAAGGCGAAGCAGATCACCGACCAGCCGATCCTCGTCGAGTTCCGCGTCGACCCCGACGAGATGGTGTTCCCGATGGTGCCCTCGGGCGCCAGCAACGACGAGATCCTCGAGTCGGCCGAGGAGTGGCACACCCGGGCCGCTGCGGCGGCCGAGGTCGACGACACCGCGCCACAGGACCTCGGCGTCGGACCGGAGATCATCTGA
- a CDS encoding IMPACT family protein: protein MSEVLRDTIALPVRTEIEVTRSRFVADLVPVTDLEAAAAVVAGARREFHDARHHCSAWILGPEGGQTRSNDDGEPSGTAGAPMLAVLDGAELTDVVAVVTRYFGGTLLGAGGLVRAYGQAVSTAVQEAVRVARQLVVLIEVRAPHAEAGRVEHHLRRHVLELGGWLDGVTYDAPGACFRLALPDGAEAQLVAALAGGGLPHELAIRGHAVRDERRR from the coding sequence ATGTCTGAGGTCCTGCGCGACACCATCGCCCTCCCCGTGCGCACCGAGATCGAGGTCACGCGGTCACGCTTCGTGGCCGATCTGGTGCCGGTCACGGACCTCGAGGCAGCCGCCGCGGTGGTGGCCGGTGCGCGCCGCGAGTTCCACGACGCCCGGCACCACTGCAGCGCTTGGATCCTCGGCCCGGAGGGAGGGCAGACCCGCTCGAACGACGACGGGGAACCGTCCGGGACGGCGGGGGCGCCCATGCTGGCGGTCCTCGACGGCGCCGAACTGACCGACGTCGTCGCGGTGGTCACCCGCTACTTCGGTGGGACCTTGCTCGGTGCGGGGGGACTGGTGCGTGCCTACGGTCAGGCGGTCAGCACCGCGGTCCAGGAGGCCGTCCGGGTGGCGCGGCAGCTGGTGGTGCTGATCGAGGTCCGAGCGCCGCACGCCGAGGCTGGCCGCGTCGAGCATCACCTGCGGCGCCACGTCTTGGAGCTGGGTGGCTGGCTCGACGGGGTGACCTACGACGCGCCGGGCGCGTGCTTCCGTCTCGCCCTCCCCGACGGCGCCGAGGCGCAGCTCGTCGCGGCCTTGGCGGGCGGCGGGCTGCCCCACGAGCTGGCGATCCGCGGCCACGCCGTCCGCGACGAGCGCCGCCGGTGA
- a CDS encoding ATP-binding response regulator, protein MTAVPARRRTLLVDDAEELRYLVRLVLERSGRYEVVAEAADGHEAIASAVAHGEALDLVLLDLSMPRMDGLEALPHVRRAAPGARVVVLSGFAEAGTAEAARLAGADLYLEKGLAPDVLLAALDGTDLVSSGVAGTPTTTVIRPAAAPPAANEVVGRLAHDVRTPLLTARGAVSLVREQLGSLAPDLEDIVARAESALDRVDRTLTAAVEHARIGAAPLTPRRVEVREVLVEAVAAVGPQAENRTTVRGRVRHVLADRDALRRIVVNLVDNAVRYSDGPIELVISDADGRVAIDVRDHGPGFGVDGQDLFAPFARGPAGRDRPGTGLGLATAADVTRRLGGDLSAADRGDGATVTVRLPAAD, encoded by the coding sequence GTGACGGCCGTGCCGGCCCGGCGCCGCACCCTCCTCGTCGATGATGCCGAGGAACTGCGCTACCTGGTCCGGCTCGTCCTCGAGCGGTCCGGCCGCTACGAGGTGGTCGCCGAAGCGGCCGATGGGCACGAAGCCATCGCCTCGGCGGTGGCCCACGGCGAGGCCCTGGACCTGGTCCTGCTCGACCTGTCCATGCCGCGGATGGACGGCCTCGAGGCGCTCCCCCACGTGCGGCGTGCGGCCCCGGGTGCCCGGGTCGTGGTCCTCTCCGGTTTCGCCGAGGCCGGCACCGCGGAGGCCGCCCGGCTCGCCGGTGCGGACCTCTACCTGGAGAAGGGCCTGGCGCCCGACGTGCTGTTGGCCGCGCTCGACGGCACGGACCTCGTGAGCTCTGGGGTCGCCGGCACGCCCACCACGACCGTGATCCGACCTGCTGCGGCCCCGCCGGCCGCGAACGAGGTCGTGGGACGCCTCGCACACGATGTGCGCACCCCGCTGCTGACGGCTCGCGGGGCCGTCTCGCTCGTCCGCGAACAGCTCGGGTCGCTCGCGCCCGACCTCGAGGACATCGTGGCTCGGGCCGAGAGCGCGCTCGACCGGGTGGACCGGACCCTGACCGCTGCCGTCGAGCACGCCCGCATCGGCGCAGCGCCGCTCACCCCCCGCCGGGTCGAGGTCCGCGAGGTGCTGGTCGAGGCCGTGGCCGCCGTGGGGCCACAGGCGGAGAACCGGACGACGGTCCGGGGTCGGGTCCGCCACGTCCTGGCCGACCGGGACGCGCTCCGGAGGATCGTGGTCAACCTCGTCGACAACGCCGTGCGCTACAGCGACGGCCCGATCGAGCTGGTCATCTCCGACGCGGACGGTCGCGTCGCCATCGACGTGCGGGACCACGGGCCCGGGTTCGGGGTCGACGGTCAGGACCTGTTCGCCCCGTTCGCGCGAGGACCGGCCGGGCGGGACCGGCCGGGGACCGGCCTCGGCCTGGCCACCGCCGCCGACGTGACGCGGCGGCTCGGCGGCGACCTGTCGGCCGCCGACCGTGGCGACGGGGCGACGGTCACCGTCCGCCTCCCGGCCGCCGACTGA
- a CDS encoding SRPBCC family protein, which produces MARYRFVTEMHLGAPIDAVYGAIADPDGWVGDWADAVTVRRDAPGDRDGLGARFTATVRAPAGYELSATIETVETKRPTRLRMRSSGELEGGGVWQLRPRADGTDVRFDWDVTTTATWMNRLTPVARALFEWSHGVVVRNATDAAAAHLGTEVLWFRSRPDRQGRGRRAAAVAIVVAVVLATYGARCSRSVRSSRHPS; this is translated from the coding sequence GTGGCGCGGTACCGGTTCGTCACGGAGATGCACCTCGGTGCGCCCATCGACGCGGTGTACGGGGCCATCGCCGATCCGGATGGCTGGGTCGGCGACTGGGCCGACGCGGTGACCGTCAGGCGGGACGCGCCCGGCGATCGTGACGGGCTCGGCGCCCGCTTCACCGCCACGGTCCGTGCCCCCGCCGGCTACGAGCTGTCGGCGACCATCGAGACCGTCGAGACGAAGCGGCCGACCCGCCTCCGGATGCGATCGAGCGGTGAGCTCGAGGGTGGTGGCGTCTGGCAGCTGCGCCCGCGGGCGGACGGCACCGACGTGCGCTTCGACTGGGACGTCACGACGACCGCCACCTGGATGAACCGGCTCACGCCGGTCGCCCGTGCCCTCTTCGAGTGGTCGCACGGCGTGGTGGTCCGCAACGCCACCGACGCCGCCGCGGCCCACCTCGGTACCGAGGTGCTGTGGTTCCGGTCCCGACCCGACCGCCAGGGTCGGGGACGCCGGGCCGCCGCGGTCGCGATCGTGGTGGCGGTCGTCCTCGCTACCTACGGCGCCAGGTGCTCTCGGTCAGTTCGATCGTCACGGCACCCGTCGTGA
- a CDS encoding pyridoxal-phosphate-dependent aminotransferase family protein → MSTSHTSEPFPAAQPPERLLLGPGPSPVHERVTAAQARSLVGHLDPWFLEVTDQVAAMLRAVFRTENPLTYAVSGTGSAGMETAVVNVVAPGDTVIVGINGVFGGRIADTAERAGADVVRVEEPWGRIIPTDRFATALDAHPGARLVAVVHAETSTGAHQPLEELGALLRDTDTLLLVDTVTGLGGVPLEVDAWGLDVVYSGTQKCLSVPPGLAPITFSAKAEEVLDQRRAPVRSWYLDVSAIRRYWGMPAAGGSGERAYHHTAPISALLGLHEGLRMVLEEGLETRWARHAEVGELFQSHLLDRDATLLAQEGHRLPQLTSFAWPEGVDEGVLRRRLLTEHGIEVGGGLGTFAGTAWRVGLMGEGATHANVDRLLDAMDELRET, encoded by the coding sequence GTGTCCACCAGCCACACCAGCGAGCCGTTCCCCGCGGCGCAGCCCCCGGAGCGTCTCCTGCTCGGACCCGGCCCGTCGCCGGTCCACGAGCGGGTCACCGCGGCGCAGGCGCGGTCGCTGGTCGGCCACCTCGACCCGTGGTTCCTCGAGGTCACCGATCAGGTCGCGGCCATGCTCCGGGCGGTCTTCCGCACCGAGAACCCGCTGACCTACGCGGTGTCAGGGACCGGATCAGCCGGGATGGAGACGGCCGTCGTCAACGTGGTCGCGCCCGGTGACACCGTGATCGTCGGGATCAACGGGGTCTTCGGTGGTCGGATCGCGGACACTGCTGAACGGGCCGGTGCGGACGTGGTGCGGGTCGAGGAGCCGTGGGGCCGGATCATCCCGACCGACCGGTTCGCGACGGCGCTCGACGCGCACCCGGGTGCACGGCTGGTCGCGGTGGTCCACGCCGAGACCTCGACCGGGGCGCACCAGCCGCTCGAGGAGCTCGGGGCCCTCCTGCGCGACACCGACACCCTGCTGCTGGTCGACACCGTGACCGGCCTCGGCGGCGTGCCGCTCGAGGTCGATGCCTGGGGCCTCGACGTCGTGTACTCGGGCACCCAGAAGTGCCTGTCGGTCCCGCCGGGCCTCGCGCCGATCACCTTCTCGGCCAAGGCCGAGGAGGTCCTCGACCAGCGGCGCGCCCCCGTGCGGTCGTGGTACCTCGACGTGTCGGCGATCCGGCGGTACTGGGGGATGCCGGCTGCAGGCGGTTCGGGCGAGCGCGCCTACCACCACACCGCGCCGATCAGCGCGCTGCTCGGTCTGCACGAGGGGTTGCGCATGGTGCTCGAGGAGGGCCTGGAGACGCGCTGGGCCCGTCACGCCGAGGTGGGGGAGCTGTTCCAGAGCCACCTGCTCGACCGGGACGCCACCCTCCTCGCCCAGGAGGGCCATCGGCTGCCCCAGCTGACCTCGTTCGCCTGGCCCGAGGGCGTCGACGAAGGGGTGCTCCGGCGGCGGCTGCTGACCGAGCACGGCATCGAGGTCGGCGGCGGCCTCGGCACCTTCGCCGGGACCGCGTGGCGCGTCGGCCTGATGGGCGAGGGCGCGACCCACGCCAACGTGGACCGCCTCCTCGACGCGATGGACGAGCTGCGCGAGACCTGA
- a CDS encoding dodecin family protein — MAASVARVTEISAKSDKSFEDAIKVGLDRATQSLRGVRSAWVKEQQVNVEDGSVTAYQVNLLVTFELEG; from the coding sequence ATGGCAGCCAGCGTCGCACGTGTGACCGAGATCAGCGCCAAGTCCGACAAGAGCTTCGAGGACGCCATCAAGGTCGGCCTCGACCGTGCCACCCAGTCCTTGCGCGGCGTGCGTTCCGCCTGGGTCAAGGAGCAGCAGGTCAACGTCGAAGACGGCTCGGTGACCGCCTACCAGGTCAACCTGCTCGTGACCTTCGAACTGGAGGGCTGA
- a CDS encoding MmcQ/YjbR family DNA-binding protein, giving the protein MEPTPRTELPYTDADVAAAAERLRDLTARFPEVSERLSHGAVTYFVRGRRTLAYLTDDHHGDGRLALVYPAPDGVQAEVLAADPERFFRPPYVGHRGWVGLRLDIDPDWDEVADVLDEAYRKVAPKRLIAQLDADGDVTG; this is encoded by the coding sequence ATGGAGCCGACACCGCGCACCGAGCTGCCCTACACCGATGCCGACGTGGCCGCCGCCGCCGAGCGGCTCCGTGATCTGACGGCCCGCTTCCCCGAGGTCAGCGAGCGACTGAGCCACGGCGCGGTGACCTACTTCGTCCGAGGCAGGCGCACCCTCGCCTACCTCACCGACGACCACCACGGGGACGGCCGGCTGGCGCTGGTCTACCCGGCCCCCGACGGCGTCCAGGCCGAGGTGCTCGCCGCGGATCCGGAGCGGTTCTTCCGGCCGCCGTACGTCGGCCACCGCGGCTGGGTCGGATTGCGCCTCGACATCGATCCGGACTGGGACGAGGTCGCCGACGTGCTCGACGAGGCCTACCGCAAGGTGGCCCCGAAACGGCTCATCGCCCAACTCGACGCCGATGGAGACGTCACCGGTTGA